The genomic window GGCGTTGGGATTGTTGATCCTGAACGAGGACCCGATCAGGTCGTCGACAAAGTCGATCTCGGAATCCTTGAGAAAACCCGCCGAGACCGGATCGATCAGGATCGGCGCGTCGGCGCGCCCAAGCACGATATCGTCGGCCGCCCTTTCCCGCTCCACGTCGAATTTGTACTGGAAGCCGGAGCAGC from Pseudorhodoplanes sp. includes these protein-coding regions:
- a CDS encoding iron-sulfur cluster assembly accessory protein, with amino-acid sequence MSNGNVTVTDRAVQKVAAILKGEPAGAMLRVSVEGGGCSGFQYKFDVERERAADDIVLGRADAPILIDPVSAGFLKDSEIDFVDDLIGSSFRINNPNAKSSCGCGTSFSL